One Perca flavescens isolate YP-PL-M2 chromosome 9, PFLA_1.0, whole genome shotgun sequence genomic window carries:
- the LOC114561428 gene encoding histone H2A, giving the protein MSGRGKTGGKARAKAKTRSSRAGLQFPVGRVHRLLRKGNYAQRVGAGAPVYLAAVLEYLTAEILELAGNAARDNKKTRIIPRHLQLAVRNDEELNKLLGGVTIAQGGVLPNIQAVLLPKKTEKPAKK; this is encoded by the coding sequence ATGTCTGGAAGAGGAAAAACCGGAGGCAAAGCCAGAGCTAAGGCTAAGACCAGGTCTTCTCGTGCCGGGCTTCAGTTCCCAGTCGGCCGTGTCCACAGGCTGCTCCGCAAAGGGAACTACGCTCAGCGCGTCGGTGCCGGAGCCCCCGTGTACCTGGCGGCCGTGCTGGAGTACCTGACCGCTGAGATCCTGGAGCTGGCTGGAAACGCTGCCCGCGACAACAAGAAGACCCGTATCATCCCCCGCCATCTGCAGCTGGCCGTCCGCAACGACGAGGAGCTCAACAAGCTGCTCGGCGGAGTTACCATCGCTCAGGGCGGCGTGCTGCCCAACATCCAGGCCGTCCTGCTGCCCAAGAAGACCGAGAAGCCCGCCAAGAAGTAA
- the LOC114561421 gene encoding histone H1, which yields MAEEVAPAPAAAPAKAAKKKVTKPKKAGPSVRDLILKAVSASKERNGVSAAALKKALAAGGYDVDKNKSRVNTAIKSLVAKETLVQTKGTGASGSFKLNKKAAETKAKKPAAKKAAPKAAKKPAAAKKPAAAKKPKKAPAAKKAAAAKKSPKKVKKPAAAAAKKVAKSPKKAAKSPKKVVKKAPAAAKKAPAKKVAKPKVKKAAPKKK from the coding sequence ATGGCAGAAGAAGTAGCTCCAGCTCCGGCCGCCGCGCCGGCAAAAGCCGCCAAAAAGAAGGTGACCAAGCCGAAGAAGGCCGGGCCCAGCGTCCGCGACCTGATCCTTAAAGCTGTGTCCGCGTCCAAGGAGCGGAACGGCGTGTCCGCGGCCGCCCTGAAGAAGGCTCTGGCCGCCGGAGGCTACGATGTGGACAAGAACAAGTCCCGCGTCAACACCGCCATCAAAAGCCTGGTGGCGAAGGAGACTCTGGTCCAGACCAAAGGGACCGGGGCGTCCGGATCCTTCAAGCTCAACAAGAAGGCGGCCGAAACTAAAGCCAAGAAGCCAGCGGCCAAGAAAGCGGCTCCGAAAGCCGCCAAGAAGCCCGCAGCCGCCAAGAAACCCGCCGCGGCCAAGAAGCCCAAGAAGGCCCCGGCAGCCAAGAAGGCAGCGGCCGCTAAGAAGTCCCCGAAGAAGGTGAAGAAGCCCGCCGCAGCGGCGGCCAAGAAAGTAGCCAAGAGCCCCAAGAAGGCCGCCAAGAGCCCCAAGAAGGTGGTGAAGAAGGCCCCGGCTGCTGCCAAGAAAGCCCCCGCCAAGAAGGTCGCCAAACCCAAAGTGAAGAAAGCGGCACCCAAGAAGAAGTGA
- the LOC114561424 gene encoding histone H3 has product MARTKQTARKSTGGKAPRKQLATKAARKSAPATGGVKKPHRYRPGTVALREIRRYQKSTELLIRKLPFQRLVREIAQDFKTDLRFQSSAVMALQEASEAYLVGLFEDTNLCAIHAKRVTIMPKDIQLARRIRGERA; this is encoded by the coding sequence ATGGCCAGAACCAAGCAGACCGCCCGTAAATCCACCGGAGGAAAAGCTCCCAGGAAGCAGCTGGCCACCAAGGCTGCCCGTAAGAGCGCCCCGGCCACCGGCGGAGTGAAGAAGCCTCACCGTTACAGGCCCGGTACCGTGGCTCTGAGGGAGATCCGTCGCTACCAGAAGTCCACCGAGCTGCTGATCCGCAAGCTGCCCTTCCAGCGCCTGGTGAGGGAGATCGCTCAGGACTTCAAGACCGACCTGCGCTTCCAGAGTTCCGCCGTCATGGCTCTGCAGGAGGCCAGCGAGGCTTACCTGGTCGGCCTCTTCGAGGACACCAACCTGTGCGCCATTCACGCCAAGAGGGTCACCATCATGCCCAAAGACATCCAGCTGGCCCGCCGCATCCGCGGAGAGAGGGCTTAA